Below is a genomic region from Nitrospirota bacterium.
TACCTAAGGAGAGAAGTTTTCGGCAACCTTAAAAATCCGCTGTTTTTTGCCGGCCTGATTCTGTTACACGCTTCATTATCAGTCCCGTAATCATGCCGTTAAACACCCCTGTTATTGTGCCGAGGAGGAGAATTACCGGACTTATAATGATAATTGCCTCAGGTCTTCTCACAAAAAAAAGATATGCCAGAAAGAGCTGGGCAATATTGTGGGTTACTGCTCCCAAAAGACTTAACCCGATGGGGCTTAGAAGTCTTTTGAATAAAATGTGTGCAAGCCACATTATAATTGTGCTTGATACCCCGCCTCCAAGGCTCAGGACAAATGCCGGGCCTAAGAAAGTGCCGCGCAGGAAGCTCCCAAGGAAAATTCTGATAAGCGTAACTGTCATTCCTGCCCTGAATCCGTAAAGCAGGAGGGTTGTAAGGGTTATTATATTGGCAAGCCCGATTCTCAGCCATGGAACTGGTGTCGGGATTAATGCCTCAATGCCGTGAAGCCCCACCGCATAGGCGGAAAGAAGGGCGATGTGGAAATTGTCTGTGCGTTTTGTCATTGTTAATTCAGAGATAGATATAGTTCAAATCGTTTAACATTGTTCAAATCGTTCAAAATAAAAAAACTGTTCAACATTGTTTAAACCGTTTAATTTTGAACCATCTTAAACTATTTGAACGCCTTTGTCTTTTTTGAACCATGTTAAACAATCTTGAACTGTTTGTTCACCGGGATACTGCATCGTATTGTCCGTTATTTTCATCGTTGCTGATTGTTACGACTACCCTGTTTGGAACGCAGACTATGGCGCCGCTTTCTATCCAGCCCTGACGGACGCA
It encodes:
- a CDS encoding Gx transporter family protein, whose protein sequence is MTKRTDNFHIALLSAYAVGLHGIEALIPTPVPWLRIGLANIITLTTLLLYGFRAGMTVTLIRIFLGSFLRGTFLGPAFVLSLGGGVSSTIIMWLAHILFKRLLSPIGLSLLGAVTHNIAQLFLAYLFFVRRPEAIIIISPVILLLGTITGVFNGMITGLIMKRVTESGRQKTADF